The Chryseolinea soli genome contains a region encoding:
- a CDS encoding NADH-quinone oxidoreductase subunit A, translating into MDDKGLIQYAPIALMFVVAAGFVGTTMVATHLLGPKRKTKIKQDSFECGIEPQGNARVPFNIKYFLVAILFVLFDVEVIFMYPWAVNFNELGLAGFVEMVLFISTLLIGFYYIIKKGALKWED; encoded by the coding sequence ATGGACGATAAAGGTCTTATTCAATACGCACCCATTGCCTTAATGTTTGTGGTCGCCGCCGGATTTGTCGGAACCACCATGGTAGCCACCCACCTTCTGGGCCCCAAACGCAAAACCAAGATCAAGCAAGACTCCTTCGAATGTGGCATTGAGCCGCAGGGCAATGCGCGGGTTCCGTTCAATATCAAGTACTTCCTGGTGGCCATTCTTTTTGTACTTTTTGATGTCGAAGTGATCTTTATGTATCCCTGGGCTGTTAACTTTAATGAGTTGGGCTTGGCCGGATTTGTAGAGATGGTCCTGTTCATCAGCACGTTGCTGATCGGCTTCTACTACATCATCAAGAAAGGCGCGCTGAAGTGGGAGGATTGA
- a CDS encoding NADH-quinone oxidoreductase subunit B: protein MQTETSNIKMVQAPEGVEGAGFFATSLEKVVGMARKNSIWPLPFATSCCGIEFMATMGAHYDLARFGSERLSFSPRQADLLMVMGTIAKKMGPVLRQVYEQMAEPRWVLSVGACASSGGIFDTYSVLQGIDRIIPVDVYVPGCPPRPEQIIDGVMKIQRLVETESLRRRDSAEYKAMLNQYGIE, encoded by the coding sequence ATGCAAACAGAAACAAGTAACATAAAGATGGTGCAGGCGCCGGAAGGCGTGGAGGGTGCTGGCTTTTTTGCAACCAGCCTGGAGAAAGTGGTGGGCATGGCCCGCAAGAATTCGATCTGGCCGTTGCCGTTTGCCACCTCGTGCTGCGGCATCGAGTTTATGGCCACCATGGGCGCGCACTACGACCTGGCCCGCTTCGGGTCGGAGCGTTTGAGCTTCTCGCCCCGCCAGGCCGACCTGTTGATGGTGATGGGAACCATTGCCAAAAAGATGGGGCCGGTTTTGCGCCAGGTGTACGAACAAATGGCCGAACCCCGGTGGGTGCTTTCGGTGGGTGCTTGCGCGAGCAGCGGTGGTATTTTTGATACCTACAGCGTGTTGCAGGGCATCGACAGAATTATTCCTGTAGATGTGTACGTGCCCGGCTGTCCCCCCCGTCCGGAGCAGATCATCGACGGTGTGATGAAGATCCAGCGGTTGGTTGAAACGGAATCCTTGCGCAGAAGAGATTCTGCCGAATATAAAGCCATGTTGAACCAATATGGAATAGAATAA
- a CDS encoding NADH-quinone oxidoreductase subunit C, which translates to MEGTGLEKTIGILNQKYEGEVLHAAMLYDFPTITLKKDKIIEIIKFLKEHPDTRYHYLTTLCGIHFPELNQIAVMYQLHNMMSGERVRLKIYLPAEKPEVPTLTTVFAGANWMERETYDFFGVIFTGHPDLRRILNVEDMIMFPLRKEFPLEDQVREDKNDTMFGR; encoded by the coding sequence ATGGAAGGAACAGGCCTAGAGAAAACCATCGGCATACTGAATCAAAAATATGAAGGGGAGGTGCTTCACGCAGCGATGCTGTATGATTTTCCCACCATCACCCTGAAGAAGGATAAGATCATCGAGATCATCAAGTTCCTGAAAGAACATCCCGATACGCGCTATCACTACCTCACCACCTTGTGTGGCATTCATTTTCCGGAACTGAATCAGATTGCCGTCATGTATCAACTTCACAACATGATGAGCGGCGAACGTGTGCGGCTGAAGATCTACTTGCCGGCTGAGAAGCCGGAGGTGCCTACGCTCACCACGGTGTTTGCAGGCGCGAACTGGATGGAGCGCGAGACCTACGATTTCTTTGGTGTGATCTTCACAGGCCACCCCGACCTGCGCCGCATTCTCAACGTGGAGGACATGATCATGTTCCCCTTGCGCAAGGAATTCCCGCTGGAAGACCAGGTGCGCGAAGACAAGAACGATACTATGTTTGGACGATAA
- the nuoD gene encoding NADH dehydrogenase (quinone) subunit D, with protein MEEVKQADQAYHQEEEKQYSYLNLGPTHPATHGIFQNVLKMDGEIIVDAEPTIGYIHRAFEKLSERRPFNQITPITDRMNYCSAPINNMGWHMTVEKLIQAEIPKRVQYMRVIIMELARITDHLICNAVIGVDTGALTGFVYMFQQRELVYEIYEEICGARLTSNIGRIGGFERDFSPKAWEKIHRFLKEFPKVLKEFENLLERNRIFMDRTIGVGGITGERALEFSFSGPNLRAAGVDYDVRVARPYSSYEDFDFTIPIGTNGDVYDRFMVRQGEMWQSLSIIEQAIKNLPDGPFHGKVPDFYLPPKEEVYNNMEALIYHFKIVMGETDVPKGEVYHCVEGGNGELGFYLISDGGRTPFRLHMRRPCFIYYQAYPEMIKGSMLSDAILTMSSMNVIAGELDA; from the coding sequence ATGGAAGAAGTTAAACAAGCCGATCAAGCATACCACCAGGAAGAAGAAAAACAGTATTCATATCTGAACCTCGGGCCCACGCACCCGGCGACCCACGGTATTTTTCAGAACGTACTGAAAATGGACGGCGAGATCATCGTGGACGCAGAGCCAACCATCGGGTATATTCACCGCGCGTTCGAGAAGCTCTCCGAGCGCCGGCCATTCAACCAGATCACACCCATCACCGACCGCATGAACTATTGCTCGGCCCCCATCAACAACATGGGCTGGCACATGACGGTGGAGAAACTCATCCAGGCAGAAATTCCCAAGCGCGTGCAATACATGCGCGTGATCATTATGGAGCTTGCGCGCATTACGGATCACCTGATCTGTAACGCTGTGATCGGTGTGGATACGGGAGCGTTGACAGGCTTTGTGTACATGTTCCAGCAACGCGAGCTGGTGTATGAAATTTATGAAGAGATCTGCGGTGCGCGGCTCACGTCGAACATCGGCCGGATAGGAGGGTTTGAGCGCGACTTTTCGCCAAAGGCGTGGGAGAAGATCCATCGCTTTTTGAAAGAGTTTCCGAAAGTGTTGAAGGAGTTTGAAAACCTGCTGGAACGCAATCGGATCTTTATGGACCGCACCATCGGTGTGGGCGGCATCACGGGCGAGCGGGCGCTGGAGTTCAGTTTCTCCGGTCCGAACCTGCGGGCTGCGGGGGTGGACTACGATGTGCGTGTAGCCAGACCGTATTCATCCTACGAAGATTTTGATTTTACGATCCCGATCGGAACCAATGGCGACGTATACGATCGCTTCATGGTGCGCCAGGGTGAGATGTGGCAGAGCCTGAGCATTATCGAGCAGGCGATCAAGAACCTGCCCGACGGACCTTTCCACGGAAAGGTGCCCGATTTCTATTTACCCCCCAAAGAAGAAGTTTATAACAACATGGAAGCGCTCATCTATCACTTCAAGATCGTGATGGGTGAAACGGATGTTCCGAAAGGTGAGGTATACCACTGTGTGGAAGGCGGCAACGGCGAGTTGGGCTTCTACCTCATCAGCGACGGCGGACGAACGCCTTTCCGGTTGCACATGCGCCGGCCGTGTTTTATTTATTATCAAGCCTACCCGGAGATGATCAAAGGCTCCATGTTGTCGGACGCGATCCTGACCATGAGTAGCATGAATGTGATTGCCGGCGAACTGGATGCCTGA
- the nuoE gene encoding complex I 24 kDa subunit family protein, with the protein MEEIKFSEKSLALVNKIIKRYPEGRQKSALLPILHVAQAEFDGWLSPAVMDLVASVLKIKPIEVYEVASFYSMYNLEPVGKCLIEVCQTGPCWLRGSDDIVEHLQNKLNIKVGETTADGMFTLKTVECLGSCGTAPMLQCGAKFHENLTTEKVDALVEDLRATNARSSYMR; encoded by the coding sequence ATGGAAGAGATAAAATTTTCGGAGAAGTCACTCGCGTTGGTGAACAAGATCATCAAGCGCTATCCTGAAGGACGGCAGAAGTCGGCCTTGTTGCCCATTTTGCACGTGGCCCAAGCGGAGTTTGACGGCTGGTTGAGTCCCGCCGTGATGGACCTGGTGGCGTCTGTCTTGAAGATCAAGCCCATTGAAGTGTATGAAGTGGCCTCGTTCTACTCCATGTACAACCTGGAGCCTGTGGGCAAATGCCTGATCGAAGTTTGCCAGACCGGCCCATGCTGGCTGCGCGGCTCGGATGACATCGTTGAGCATTTGCAGAACAAGCTGAATATTAAAGTGGGAGAGACCACGGCCGATGGCATGTTTACCTTGAAGACGGTGGAGTGCCTGGGCTCTTGTGGTACGGCACCCATGCTGCAGTGTGGTGCGAAGTTTCATGAGAATTTGACGACGGAGAAGGTTGATGCGTTGGTGGAAGACCTTCGCGCAACGAATGCACGGAGTAGTTATATGCGATAA
- the nuoF gene encoding NADH-quinone oxidoreductase subunit NuoF, whose protein sequence is MGKKLLTANINIPGIETFDVYRKNGGYASVEKALKTMTPDEVTEEVKKSGLRGRGGAGFPAGMKWSFLDRKSEKPRYLVCNADESEPGTFKDRYLMEKIPHLLIEGMITGSYALGARTSYIYIRGEYMYIVRILEKAIEEAYAAGFLGQNILGTPYSLDLYVHPGAGAYICGEETALLESLEGKRGNPRLKPPFPAVAGLYAAPTVVNNVETIAAVVPIVNGGGDEYAKIGIGKSTGTKLISASGHINKPGIYEIDLGLPVEEFIYSDEYCGGIWKGRKMKAVVAGGSSVPILPADLILKTAKGEQRLMTYESLADGGFVSGTMLGSGGFIVYDETACIVRNLWTFARFYHHESCGQCSPCREGTGWMEKVLHRIEHGHGHMSDIDLLVDVAKKIEGNTICPLGDAAAWPVASAIRHFREEFEYHVKYPEKVSNPKHFELEPFRSEKKLEAVGA, encoded by the coding sequence ATGGGTAAGAAGTTATTAACGGCAAACATTAATATCCCCGGGATAGAAACTTTTGATGTCTATCGGAAGAATGGTGGGTATGCTTCGGTGGAGAAGGCGTTGAAGACGATGACGCCTGATGAGGTGACGGAGGAAGTGAAGAAGTCGGGTTTGCGTGGACGCGGCGGTGCGGGGTTTCCGGCCGGTATGAAGTGGAGCTTTTTGGATCGCAAGTCGGAGAAGCCCCGCTACCTGGTGTGCAACGCCGATGAGAGCGAGCCGGGTACGTTCAAGGATCGTTATCTGATGGAGAAGATCCCTCACTTGTTGATCGAAGGGATGATCACGGGCAGCTACGCGTTGGGTGCACGGACGTCGTATATCTACATTCGCGGCGAGTACATGTACATCGTACGCATCCTGGAGAAGGCCATTGAAGAAGCCTACGCTGCAGGATTTTTAGGACAGAATATTTTGGGAACACCCTACTCGCTGGACTTGTATGTTCACCCGGGTGCAGGGGCCTATATCTGCGGTGAAGAAACCGCATTGTTGGAATCGCTCGAAGGCAAGCGCGGCAACCCGCGGTTGAAGCCTCCGTTCCCGGCTGTGGCAGGCTTGTATGCTGCGCCCACGGTGGTGAACAACGTGGAGACGATTGCTGCCGTAGTGCCGATCGTGAACGGTGGCGGCGACGAGTATGCGAAAATCGGCATCGGCAAGAGCACCGGCACAAAACTGATCTCGGCCAGCGGCCACATTAACAAGCCTGGCATTTACGAAATCGACCTGGGCTTGCCCGTAGAAGAATTTATTTACAGCGACGAATATTGCGGCGGCATTTGGAAAGGAAGAAAGATGAAGGCTGTTGTGGCCGGAGGTTCGTCCGTACCCATTCTGCCTGCCGACCTGATCTTGAAGACAGCAAAAGGTGAGCAACGCCTCATGACCTACGAGTCGCTTGCCGATGGTGGTTTTGTGAGTGGCACCATGTTGGGCTCGGGTGGTTTTATCGTCTATGACGAGACAGCCTGCATCGTGCGCAACCTGTGGACGTTTGCCCGCTTCTATCACCACGAGTCGTGCGGACAGTGCAGCCCTTGTCGCGAGGGAACGGGATGGATGGAGAAAGTGCTTCATCGCATCGAGCACGGTCACGGTCACATGAGCGACATTGATTTGTTGGTGGATGTGGCGAAGAAGATCGAGGGCAACACCATTTGCCCGTTGGGAGATGCCGCCGCCTGGCCTGTAGCCAGTGCGATACGTCACTTCCGCGAAGAGTTTGAATATCACGTGAAGTATCCCGAAAAGGTATCGAACCCGAAGCACTTTGAGCTGGAGCCGTTCCGCTCGGAGAAGAAGCTGGAAGCAGTAGGAGCGTAG
- a CDS encoding 2Fe-2S iron-sulfur cluster-binding protein, translating to MAKVTIDGVEVEVADGTTILNAARQIGGEVVPPAMCYYSTLKDSGGKCRVCLVKVTQGSAKDPRPMPKLVASCRTPVMDGMVVQNITSPEVLEARKGVVEFLLLNHPLDCPVCDQAGECDLQNLAYEHGAAKTRYEEDRRTFEKIDIGDKIKLHMTRCILCYRCTYVADQLTPERVHGVLGRGDHSEISTYIEKAVDNDFSGNMIDVCPVGALTDKTFRFKSRVWFTNPQDAHRDCPKCSGKVVLWMKGEEVLRVSARKDQYGEVKEYICNECRYDHKNVKDWTVEGPRHIDRHSVIAQGHYERADLITLKKEIERQIEFEKGKPLPEPNPSLTA from the coding sequence ATGGCAAAAGTAACGATAGACGGTGTAGAGGTTGAGGTGGCCGATGGCACCACCATCCTGAATGCAGCGCGGCAGATCGGTGGCGAAGTGGTGCCCCCCGCGATGTGTTACTACTCCACTTTGAAAGATAGCGGTGGAAAGTGCCGGGTGTGCCTGGTGAAAGTGACGCAGGGTTCCGCGAAAGATCCCCGCCCGATGCCCAAGCTGGTGGCCAGCTGCCGCACGCCCGTGATGGATGGCATGGTGGTGCAGAACATCACCTCGCCCGAAGTGTTGGAAGCCCGCAAAGGCGTGGTAGAATTCCTTTTGCTGAACCACCCGCTGGACTGCCCCGTTTGCGACCAGGCCGGAGAATGTGATCTCCAAAATTTGGCCTACGAGCACGGCGCCGCCAAGACTCGCTACGAAGAAGACCGCCGCACGTTTGAGAAGATCGACATCGGCGACAAGATAAAGCTGCACATGACGCGGTGCATCCTCTGCTACCGCTGCACGTATGTTGCCGACCAACTGACGCCTGAGCGCGTGCACGGCGTTTTGGGCCGTGGCGACCATTCGGAGATCAGCACCTACATCGAGAAGGCCGTGGACAACGACTTCTCCGGAAACATGATCGATGTGTGCCCCGTGGGCGCCTTGACCGACAAAACGTTCCGCTTCAAGAGCCGTGTGTGGTTCACCAATCCCCAGGATGCGCACCGCGACTGCCCCAAGTGCAGCGGCAAGGTAGTGTTGTGGATGAAAGGCGAAGAAGTATTGCGTGTTTCGGCCCGCAAAGACCAATATGGTGAGGTGAAAGAGTACATTTGCAACGAATGCCGCTACGATCACAAGAACGTGAAGGACTGGACGGTGGAAGGCCCTCGCCACATCGACCGTCACTCGGTGATCGCCCAAGGCCATTACGAGCGCGCCGACCTGATCACCCTGAAGAAGGAGATCGAACGGCAGATCGAATTTGAAAAAGGAAAACCATTGCCTGAACCTAATCCATCGCTGACCGCATGA
- the nuoH gene encoding NADH-quinone oxidoreductase subunit NuoH, whose translation MISFFIYKAILVVGIFAITLFVAAYSTYAERKVAAFLQDRVGPDRAGPFGMFQPLADGLKFMMKEEIIPDFANKFLFILGPSIAMMTALMAGVVIPWGNSLVIDGKEYFLQIADLNVGILYVFAVVSIGVYGIMIGGWASNNKFSLLGAIRASAQMISYEIAMGLSIIALIITTGTLSLREISLLQTGGVGGHWNFWNVVYQPVGFIIFLICAFAETNRTPFDLPECETELVGGYHTEYSSMKLALYLFAEYINMFISSAVISTLYFGGFNFPFMNDLGLDQNTITILGTLFFFAKITFFIFFFMWIRWTIPRFRYDQLMNLGWKALIPLAVINIFITGLVIIIKTHYLN comes from the coding sequence ATGATCTCGTTCTTTATATATAAAGCAATTTTGGTGGTGGGCATCTTTGCCATCACGCTCTTTGTGGCCGCGTATTCCACGTATGCCGAGCGCAAGGTGGCTGCCTTTCTGCAGGATCGCGTGGGCCCGGACCGCGCGGGACCTTTCGGTATGTTCCAGCCGCTGGCCGACGGATTGAAGTTCATGATGAAGGAAGAGATCATCCCGGATTTTGCCAACAAGTTCCTGTTCATCCTCGGGCCGTCCATCGCCATGATGACGGCGTTGATGGCCGGTGTGGTGATTCCGTGGGGCAACTCGCTGGTGATCGATGGTAAGGAATATTTTCTGCAGATCGCCGATCTGAATGTCGGCATCCTGTATGTGTTTGCCGTGGTGTCGATCGGTGTGTATGGCATCATGATCGGGGGATGGGCATCGAACAATAAGTTTTCGTTGCTGGGTGCCATCCGGGCTTCGGCGCAGATGATCAGCTATGAAATTGCGATGGGGTTGTCCATCATCGCGCTCATCATCACCACCGGTACGTTGAGCTTGCGCGAGATCAGCTTGCTGCAGACCGGCGGTGTGGGCGGACATTGGAATTTTTGGAATGTGGTGTATCAGCCCGTGGGCTTTATCATCTTTTTGATTTGTGCTTTCGCAGAAACAAACCGCACACCGTTTGACTTGCCGGAATGCGAGACGGAATTGGTGGGAGGCTATCACACGGAATATAGCAGTATGAAACTGGCGTTGTATCTCTTTGCGGAGTACATCAACATGTTCATTTCGTCGGCCGTGATCTCGACGTTGTATTTTGGTGGGTTCAACTTCCCGTTCATGAACGACCTGGGGTTGGATCAGAATACGATCACGATCCTGGGGACGCTGTTCTTCTTTGCGAAGATCACGTTCTTTATTTTCTTCTTTATGTGGATCCGGTGGACCATTCCACGTTTCCGCTACGACCAGTTGATGAACCTGGGCTGGAAGGCGTTGATACCGCTGGCGGTGATCAACATCTTTATCACCGGGCTGGTCATCATTATTAAGACACATTATCTAAATTAA
- a CDS encoding NuoI/complex I 23 kDa subunit family protein → MQALTNRSKVVVKKQMNFWERIYLPAILGGIVITIKHLFRKSSTVKYPETKREISQIWRGQHVLKRDEQGAERCTACGLCAVACPAEAITMVAAERAKGEEKLYREEKYASTYEINMLRCIFCGLCEEACPKEAIFLTDRILPTDYGRGEFVFGKDKLVEPVDARVDVTVRQTAAVLEFKKHKQYSHNK, encoded by the coding sequence ATGCAAGCCTTAACCAACCGGTCTAAAGTTGTTGTCAAGAAGCAGATGAATTTCTGGGAGCGGATCTATTTGCCGGCTATCCTGGGAGGCATTGTCATCACGATAAAACATTTGTTCCGTAAGAGCTCTACCGTGAAGTATCCCGAGACCAAGCGCGAGATCAGCCAGATCTGGCGTGGCCAGCACGTGTTGAAGCGCGACGAGCAGGGCGCCGAGCGTTGTACGGCTTGCGGACTTTGTGCTGTGGCCTGCCCGGCCGAAGCGATCACGATGGTGGCCGCTGAGCGTGCGAAGGGAGAAGAGAAATTATATCGCGAGGAGAAGTATGCTTCGACTTACGAGATCAACATGCTGCGCTGCATTTTCTGTGGACTTTGTGAAGAAGCGTGTCCGAAGGAGGCGATCTTTTTGACGGACCGTATTCTTCCGACAGATTATGGCCGGGGAGAATTTGTGTTTGGAAAGGATAAGCTGGTGGAACCGGTCGATGCGCGCGTGGATGTGACGGTGCGTCAGACGGCCGCTGTGCTGGAATTCAAAAAGCATAAACAATACAGTCATAACAAATAA
- a CDS encoding NADH-quinone oxidoreductase subunit J, translating into MTLNLFYFLSFVAIFASLLVVFSKSPVHSVLYLIVAFFAIGGHYLLLNAEFLFIVHIIVYAGAIMVLFLYVIMLLNLNEESEPHKSNLLKFAAAIAGGLLLLILVASFKGAEQLPAAVTQHDVGYVKKLGHVLFTEYLLPFEITSVLLLAAMVGAVMLGKPEKYNKG; encoded by the coding sequence GTGACACTTAACCTTTTCTATTTTCTTTCCTTTGTCGCCATCTTCGCCTCCTTGCTGGTGGTGTTTTCGAAAAGCCCGGTGCACAGCGTACTGTACCTCATCGTGGCTTTCTTTGCCATTGGCGGCCACTACCTTTTGCTGAACGCGGAGTTTCTCTTTATCGTCCACATCATTGTGTATGCCGGCGCCATCATGGTGTTGTTCCTCTATGTGATCATGCTGTTGAACCTGAACGAGGAAAGTGAGCCGCACAAAAGCAACCTCTTAAAATTTGCCGCCGCAATCGCCGGTGGTTTGTTGTTGCTCATTTTGGTGGCTTCGTTCAAAGGCGCGGAACAACTGCCCGCTGCGGTCACGCAACACGACGTAGGCTATGTGAAGAAGCTGGGCCACGTGTTGTTTACCGAGTATTTGCTTCCTTTTGAAATTACTTCCGTGTTGTTGCTGGCCGCTATGGTGGGCGCCGTGATGTTGGGTAAACCCGAAAAGTATAACAAAGGATAA
- the nuoK gene encoding NADH-quinone oxidoreductase subunit NuoK, which produces MIPIDYYLWLSAVLFTIGVLGVLYRRNAIIVFMCIELMLNAVNLVMVAFSNYMNDAAGQVFVFFIMAVAAAEVAVGLAILIMMYRITKTTDINILNRLKW; this is translated from the coding sequence ATGATCCCAATAGACTACTACCTCTGGCTCAGTGCCGTCCTGTTCACCATTGGTGTGCTGGGCGTGTTGTACCGCCGGAACGCCATCATTGTTTTTATGTGCATTGAACTGATGCTGAATGCCGTGAACCTGGTGATGGTGGCGTTTTCCAATTATATGAACGACGCGGCAGGGCAGGTGTTCGTGTTTTTTATCATGGCCGTGGCCGCCGCCGAGGTAGCCGTGGGGCTGGCCATTCTCATCATGATGTATCGCATCACAAAGACCACGGATATTAATATTTTGAATCGCTTAAAATGGTAG
- the nuoL gene encoding NADH-quinone oxidoreductase subunit L: MNFLITLIPVSPLLGFLIIALNYKKMIHGVASFIACGMVFISFILAVVVFLQLLFLPEDQRAFSVTVFDWIHTAGFSADISFLVDPLSSLFLLIITGVGFLIHLYSIGYMHDDAGYNKFFSYLNLFVFFMLLLVMGSNYLLMFVGWEGVGLCSYLLIGFWFKNTDYNKAANKAFIMNRIGDLGLLIGIILIFVNFGSINYHEVLAKAADVDPSTISLITILLFIGAMGKSAQIPLYTWLPDAMAGPTPVSALIHAATMVTAGIYMVARNNVLYSMSPAALQLVLIVGLATALFAATIAVAQNDIKKVLAYSTVSQLGLIFVALGVGAYSSGIFHMATHAFFKALLFLGAGSVIHALSGEQDIRRMGGLKKHLPITYLTFLVGVLAISGIPPFAGFFSKDEILANAFAQSPVAYGVALLASLLTSFYMFRLFFLTFLGTPRASHEVMHHIHESPKSITVPLIVLAGLSLVGGFMNVPEVLGGSAWLNEFLSPVFAPSHGILELHHLEHSTELVLMGVVVTLTVVLIGIAYSTYVKKSDVPAAEGTLSGVHNVVYHKYYIDELYDAIVVKPLFWLSKQFDGVVERLGIDGIVNALGGVVVKGSQVFRLLQNGSIGFYIFAMAISIILMLTFFVIW; the protein is encoded by the coding sequence ATGAATTTTCTGATAACCCTTATTCCTGTTTCACCCCTCCTGGGCTTTCTCATCATCGCCCTCAACTACAAAAAGATGATCCACGGGGTGGCGTCTTTTATCGCTTGTGGCATGGTGTTCATTTCGTTCATCCTGGCCGTGGTGGTGTTCTTGCAATTGCTTTTCTTACCCGAAGATCAACGCGCATTCTCGGTGACCGTGTTTGACTGGATCCACACCGCCGGCTTCTCGGCCGATATCAGTTTCCTGGTGGACCCGCTGTCGTCGCTCTTTCTGTTGATTATCACGGGGGTCGGATTTTTGATCCACCTGTATTCCATCGGCTATATGCACGACGATGCGGGCTACAACAAGTTCTTCTCTTATTTGAACCTGTTTGTGTTCTTCATGCTCCTGCTGGTGATGGGTTCGAACTATTTGTTGATGTTCGTAGGCTGGGAAGGTGTTGGACTTTGCTCGTACCTGCTGATCGGCTTCTGGTTTAAGAACACCGACTATAACAAAGCCGCGAACAAGGCCTTTATCATGAACCGCATTGGTGACCTTGGTTTGTTGATCGGGATCATCCTGATCTTTGTGAACTTTGGTAGCATAAACTATCACGAGGTCTTAGCCAAAGCTGCCGATGTTGACCCTTCGACCATCTCGCTGATCACCATTCTGCTCTTTATTGGAGCGATGGGTAAGAGCGCACAAATTCCTTTGTATACTTGGTTGCCCGACGCTATGGCGGGTCCCACGCCGGTGTCGGCGCTGATCCACGCCGCTACCATGGTGACGGCGGGTATCTATATGGTGGCCCGAAACAATGTATTGTATTCGATGTCGCCCGCAGCCTTACAGCTGGTTTTGATCGTAGGTCTCGCGACTGCGCTTTTCGCCGCCACGATCGCGGTAGCTCAAAACGATATTAAGAAAGTACTGGCCTACTCAACGGTGAGTCAGCTGGGATTGATCTTCGTAGCGTTGGGGGTGGGTGCCTATTCCAGCGGCATCTTCCACATGGCCACACACGCTTTCTTTAAAGCCTTGTTGTTCCTCGGCGCGGGCAGCGTGATTCACGCGTTGAGCGGCGAACAGGATATTCGCAGAATGGGGGGATTGAAGAAACATCTGCCCATCACTTACCTGACGTTCCTGGTGGGCGTACTCGCTATTTCGGGGATACCGCCCTTTGCTGGTTTCTTTTCGAAAGATGAAATTCTGGCGAATGCTTTTGCGCAAAGCCCGGTGGCCTATGGTGTTGCCTTGCTGGCCTCCTTGCTTACTTCGTTCTACATGTTCAGATTGTTCTTCCTGACGTTCCTGGGGACGCCCCGGGCAAGCCATGAGGTAATGCACCATATTCATGAATCGCCCAAGAGCATAACGGTGCCGTTGATCGTACTGGCTGGGCTGTCGCTGGTGGGAGGGTTTATGAACGTTCCCGAGGTGTTGGGAGGATCGGCATGGTTGAATGAATTCCTGTCGCCGGTGTTCGCGCCCTCGCACGGTATACTCGAGCTTCATCACCTGGAGCACAGCACGGAATTGGTGCTGATGGGCGTGGTCGTTACATTGACGGTGGTGCTGATCGGCATTGCCTATTCCACATACGTGAAGAAAAGCGACGTGCCGGCTGCTGAAGGAACACTCAGCGGTGTGCATAACGTCGTGTACCACAAATATTATATCGACGAGCTCTACGACGCTATCGTGGTGAAACCCTTGTTCTGGCTCTCGAAGCAATTTGACGGCGTGGTGGAACGCCTGGGCATCGACGGTATTGTGAATGCGCTTGGCGGTGTGGTGGTGAAAGGAAGTCAGGTGTTCCGTTTGTTACAGAACGGCAGCATCGGGTTCTACATTTTCGCTATGGCGATCAGCATAATATTGATGTTAACCTTTTTCGTGATATGGTAG